The nucleotide window CTTAAACCTGATATGGGTATCGGTGAAGGATTATACATATTTATGGCTTGTTTACCTATCGCAGTGGCAGGATACGGTTCTGCAATAGCTCAAGGTAGAGTTGCAGCTTCAGGAATAAGTTTACTTGCTAAAAATGAAGAACAATCAACAAAAGGTATAATTTATGCCGTAATGGTTGAAACTTATGCGTTATTGGCATTTGTCGTATCAATTATGCTTTTGTCGGGAGTATCATTTAAATAAAAATTATCTGAAGATGGTATACGACACAGGAAAAAGCAATAAAATAAGTTTAAGTTAAGGATGTGAAATAATGTCTAATTTGGATAATTTAACATCAAAAATTATAAATGATGCTAAAGAAAAAGCAGCTGAAATCGAGCAGAAAGCAAAAGAAACAGCTGAAGAAAAATATAAATCCGGTATGAAAAAAGCTGAGGAGAAAAAAGAAAGAATTTTGGAAACAGGAAAAAGAGAGAGGGAACTTCTTTCTGAAAGAATGAAATCCGGAGCAAATCTGAAAGCCAGAGATGATAAGCTGAAAGCGAAACAGGAGGCAATAGATAAAGTAATACTGAGATTGAAAGAAAAACTTGTAAATATGAGTGAAAGAGAATATCTTGATTATATTTCCAAAAATATAGATGTTTCTTCATTTAATCAAAATAAAAAGTTAATAGTGAAAAAAGAATACGTAAATAAAGTAAAAGAAAGATTTCCGAATATTAAAGTCGAGGAGAACGAATTTGTAAATTCCGGATTTATAATTGAAGAAAACGGAATTCAGGAAAACTATACTTTTGAAGTTAAACTGGATTTTATGAGAGACGAATTGGAAGTTGAAATTTCAAAATTGCTCTTTTCATAATAATATAAGGGAGAAAGTGCATGAATAGAATGGATTACGGACGAAGTGTCGTAACTGTAAGAGTGTTGGAAAAAAGGCTTTTAACTAAAAATAAACTGGAAAGAATGATAGAAGCCGAAACTCCCGATGAAGTATTGAAATTGTTGGGAGAAACGGAATATTCCCAAAATATGACCGATATTGATAACAGTCGGGATTATGAAAAAATATTGAAAAGAGAAACTGAAAGAGTATTTTCACTGGTAAGAGACATGTCTAAAGACAGTGAAATAGTCGATATTTTGTCTTTAAAATATGATTATCATAATTTAAAAGTATTGCTTAGAGGAAGAATGGCAGGAAAAGATTTTTCAAATTTGCTGATAGATGCTGGAACTGTAAAAGCGGGAAGAATGAAATCGGATTTTGAAACAAAAAGTTACGATGATTTGCCGAAAGAGTTTGTAGCTGTAATCAATGAGGCTGAAAAAGATTTTTCTGAAAATAAAGATCCTCAAAGAATAGATATAATAGCCGATAAATATTATTATTCTCATTTGTTGAGAATTGCAAACAGCATAGATACGGAAATATTGAGGGATTATGTCCAGGGACTTATAGATTTTCAGAATATAATAACTTTGTTAAGAGTAAAAAAACAAAACAGAGATTTTAAATTTTTGGAAAATGTAATACATGACGGAGGAAAAATTTCCAGAGAAAAAATAATTTCTTCTTTGAATGACAGTCCGGAAGGTATAGCAAATAAATTTAAAAAAGAAAAAATAGGTGTTTATTTGACAAAAGGAATGGAAGTTTTCGGAGAAAACGGAAGACTTTCGGAATTGGAAAAAATAGCGGATAATTATCTGCTTGAGCTTAATAAGGAATCAAAATATATTGTATTCGGCCCTGAGCCTTTATTTACTTATCTTGTAGCAAAAGAAAGAGAAATAAATGCTGTAAGAATGATAATGGTAAGTAAAATTAACAATATAAATTCCGAAAAAGTAAAAGAAAGGCTGCGTGATACATATGCATAAAATCGGTGTTGTGGGTGATAAAGATTCAATATTGGCATTTAGAGCGTTGGGTGTAGATGTATATCCTGCAGTCGGAAAAGAAGAAGCAAGAAAAATAATAGATAAACTGGCGAGTGATAAATACGGAATTATATTCGTAACCGAACAGATTGCTCAGCTTGTGGAAGAAACTATTGAAAGATATAACAGAGATTTGATTCCTGCGATAATATTGATTCCGAATAATCAGGGAAGTCTGGGAACAGGAATCCAAAAAATAAATGATTATGTAGAAAAAGCAATAGGTTCAAATATATTTTAAAACTTGAAATCAAGACTTCAAATACTTGGAGAAAGAAGGAGATGTTCATTGAAAGTAGGAAAAATTATAAAGGTTTCAGGACCTCTTGTAGTTGCAGAGGGAATGGACGAAGCAAATGTTTATGATGTCGTAAGAGTTTCCGATAATAAATTGATAGGTGAAATAATAGAAATGAGAGGCGACAAGGCGTCTATTCAGGTTTATGAAGAAACTGTAGGAATAGGACCGGGAGAACCTGTATACTCCACAGGAGAGCCTTTGAGTGTGGAACTCGGACCGGGACTTTTGGAAGCGATGTTTGACGGTATACAAAGACCGTTAAAAGAGTTTCAGGAAGTTGCGGGAGATTATTTGAATAAAGGAGTAGAAGTTCCGTCTTTAAACAGAGAGAAAAAATGGGATTTTGAACCTGTTATGAAAGTCGGAGATAAAGTGGAAGCCGGAGATATAATAGGAACAGTTCAGGAAACTTCGGTTATAAGCCATAAAATTATGATACCTCTCGGAATAAGCGGGAAAATAAAATCCATCGAAAAAGGAAGTTTTACTGTTACAGATACTGTAGCAGTAGTAGAAACCGACAAAGGCGATGTAAATATTCAGATGATGCAGAAATGGCCTGTGCGTAGAGGTAGAAAATACAAACAGAAATTAAATCCTGAGGCTCCTTTGATTACAGGACAAAGAGTAATAGATACATTTTTCCCTGTAACAAAAGGAGGAACTGCCTGTGTGCCGGGACCGTTCGGATCGGGAAAAACGGTAGTACAGCATCAGCTTGCAAAATGGGCAGATGCACAGATAATAGTATATGTAGGATGCGGAGAACGTGGAAACGAGATGACGGACGTTCTTATGGAATTTCCTGAAATAATAGATCCTAATACAGGACAGTCATTGATGAAAAGAACGGTGCTTATAGCAAATACTTCAAATATGCCGGTTGCCGCAAGGGAAGCAAGTATATATACCGGAATAACTATTGCAGAATATTTCAGGGATATGGGATATTCGGTAGCGATAATGGCCGATTCTACATCAAGATGGGCAGAAGCTCTTCGTGAAATGTCAGGACGTCTGGAAGAAATGCCGGGAGATGAAGGATACCCTGCTTATTTGGGATCGAGAGCGGCAGACTTTTATGAAAGATCGGGTAAAGTAGTATGTCTGGGAGCTGACAACAGAGAAGGAGCGTTGACGGTAATAGGTGCGGTTTCGCCTCCGGGAGGGGATATTTCCGAGCCTGTATCACAGGCTACACTTAGAATAGTTAAAGTGTTCTGGGGACTTGATGCGAACCTTGCTTACAGAAGACACTTCCCGGCTATTAACTGGTTAAATTCATATTCACTGTATCAGACAAAAGTAGACGGATGGATGGATAAAAATATAGGACCTGAATTTTCCCAAAACAGACAAAGAGCAATGGCACTGTTACAGGAAGAATCAAGTTTACAGGAAATAGTAAGACTGGTAGGTAGAGATACTTTATCGGAAAAAGATCAGTTAAAACTTGAAGTAGCAAAATCTATAAGAGAAGATTATTTGCAACAGAATGCCTTTATGGAATCGGATACTTATACTTCATTGGCAAAACAGGACAAAATGTTGGCTCTTGTGTTGAAATTTTACGATGAAGGACTGAGAGGACTTGATTCGAGAGTTTATTTAAAAGAAGTTTCCGAAATGCCTGTAAGAGAAAAAATAGCGAGAGCAAAATATCTCCCTGAAGAAGAATTGAACAAAATAGATGATATTTCCGAAGAAATAACAAAAGAAATCGACAACCTTATAAGTGAGGGAGGTATATCTAATGCTTAAAGAATATAAAACAATTACCGAAATAGTCGGTCCTTTGATGATAGTTGAAGGAGTCGAAGGTGTAAAATATGAAGAACTTGTGGAAATCGAAACTCAAACGGGAGAACTTAGACGTGGAAGAGTATTGGAAGTAAACGGCGACAAAGCTATGGTTCAGTTGTTTGAAAGTTCTGCAGGGATAAACTTGAAAGATACAAAAGTCAGATTTTTAGGAAAACCTTTATCATTGGGGGTCTCTGAAGATATGATAGGAAGAATATTTGATGGATTGGGAAGACCGAAAGACAACGGTCCGAAAATCATACCCGAAAAAAGTTTGGATATAAACGGAGTGGCGATAAATCCTGTTGCGAGAGATTATCCGTCGGAATTTATTCAAACCGGAGTTTCTTCCATTGACGGATTGAATACGTTGGTTAGAGGACAAAAATTGCCTATATTTTCAGGATCAGGACTTCCTCATGCGGAACTTGCAGCACAGATAGCAAGACAAGCGAGAGTTTTAGGATCGGGATCAAAATTTGCGGTAGTTTTCGGAGCTATAGGAATTACTTTTGAGGAAGCTCAGTTCTTTATTGATGATTTTACTAAAACAGGTGCGATAGACAGAGCTGTATTGTTTATGAACCTTGCAGATGACCCTGCAATAGAAAGGATAGCAACTCCGAGAATGGCTCTTACATGTGCTGAATATCTTGCTTTTGAAAAAGGAATGCATGTACTTGTAATTCTTACGGACTTGACTAACTACTGTGAAGCACTTCGTGAAGTGTCTGCAGCTAGAAAAGAAGTGCCGGGAAGACGTGGATATCCGGGATACCTTTATACAGATTTGTCTACGATTTATGAAAGAGCGGGAAAAATAAAAGGAAAAGAAGGATCAATAACTCAGATACCTATACTTACAATGCCTGAAGATGATAAAACTCATCCGATTCCTGATTTGACAGGATATATAACAGAAGGACAGATAATATTGTCGAGAGATTTGTATAAACAGAATCTGATGCCGCCTGTGGATGTTTTGCCGTCGCTTTCGAGATTGAAAGATAAAGGGATAGGAAAAAATAAAACGAGAGAAGACCATGCCGATACAATGAACCAGTTGTTTGCTGCTTATGCCACAGGAAAAGAAGCGAAAGAATTGGCTGTAATATTGGGAGAATCTGCATTGTCCGATACGGATAAAGCATTTGTAAAATTTACGACTGCTTTTGAAGATCAGTATGTAGCTCAAGGTTTTGAAAAAAACAGAACGATAGAAGAAACGTTGAATTTAGGATGGGAACTGTTAAAAATATTGCCTAGAACAGAGTTGAAAAGAATCAGGGATGAATATTTGGAAAAATATTTACCTTCAGGAGATGAATAATTATGGCAAAATTAAATATAAATCCTACCCGAATGGAGCTGACAAAGCTTAAAATAAGGCTGAAAACTGCAGTCAGAGGGCATAAACTTCTCAAAGACAAGCAGGACGAACTGATGAGACAGTTTATAGACATGATAAAAATGAATAAAAAACTTCGTGAAGAAGTCGAAGGGAAAATACAGGATTCATTCAAGGATTTCTTACTTGCAAGAGGAGTAATGTCCGATGAAATGCTTGAAAATGCTATTATTTATTCAAATGAGGAAATAGGAGTGGAAATTAAGAAAAAAAATATAATGAGTGTCCACGTGCCTCAAATGAATTTTATAAAAAATAGTGAAGGAAAGTCTGCTTCTATATATCCTTACGGATATGCTCAGACATCAGCCGATTTGGATGATGCTATTGACGGATTAAGTAAAGTAATGGATAAGTTGCTCGAATTGGCTGAAGTGGAAAAGGCATGTCAGCTTATGGCAGATGAAGTCGAAAAGACAAGACGCCGTGTAAATGCGTTGGAATACATGACAATACCGCAACTTCAGGAAACAATAAGATTTATCCAGATGAAACTTGACGAAAATGAGCGTGGAAGTATCACAAGACTTATGAAAGTCAAAGATATGATGGCTAAGAAAGAAGCATAAAATTAATAATTTTGTATAAAAAGTAATTTTAATTAAATCGATTATTCTGTCGATTATAACCGATAAAATTATAAAGAAATAATTTTTGTCGATTATAGTCGACAGTTTTTGTAAAAAGTACTTTTTTATCGAGTATAAATGTATTGAATTATACTTTTTCTTTTAAAAAGTAAAATCATATGATATACTGAACTGAAATAATAAAAAAGAGGAGTAAATCTTATGATTAAATTAATAGCTTTGGATATGGACGGAACATTGTTAAATAACAATAAACATATTGTGGAAGCACAGAAAAAAGCAATAAAAAGGGCAGCTCAGGAAGGAATAAAAATTGTATTATGCACGGGACGTCCTTTATTCGGAGTAGAACCACTGTATAAAGAACTTGATTTTGATGAGGAAGAATATGTAATTCTGAATAACGGCTGTGAAATAAGAGAAACTAAAAACTGGAGTCTGGTTGATTCTCACACTTTAACGAAAGAAGAAATTATTGATCTATATAATTTCGGTAAAGGATATAATTTTGATTTTACTTTATTTGATGAGAAACATTATTTTTGTGTAGGAAAGCCTAACGAATATACTGTACGTGACGGAAATTTCGTGTATGTTCCTATTACGGAAATTGATTTGGAAGAAGCAGTAAGCGGAAAATATACTATATTTAAAGGTATGTATGTGGGAGATCCCGAAGAAGTTGACAGATTTCAGAAAAATATCCCTGAAAACATGAAAAAATTATATGAATTTGTCAGAAGTCAGGTAAGTATTTTGGAAGCAATGCCTTTAGGAGTGAATAAAGGAACAGCCTTAAAAGATTTTGCCAATCGTTTGGGAATTGATAAAAGTGAAGTTATGGCTTTAGGTGATGGAAATAATGACATAGAAATGCTTGAATATGCAGGTTTCGGAATAGCAATGGCAAACGGAACAGAAGCTGCAAAAAAAGCTGCAAAATTTATTACTGATACAAATGAAAATGATGGTGTCGCAAAAGCAATTTACAAATATGTATTTAATGAGAATTAATTCAAATGATATTTTTTATTTTAAAATACTCCCGCTAACACAGTAAAAACTGTAAATAACGGGAGTATTATTATATAAGGAAAGAAAATTTGCTTTTTATATATTCACAAGAATCTTTTATGGATTCTTTTGAATTTTATTTACTTTTCAATAATTTTTCTTGAGATTTTACCATATTAAAAGCTTCTTTTCCATTTTTCAATGCAAGTTCAGTTGCAAATTTTTGAGCTTCTTTAGGTGACATTTTAGCAATTTTTTTATCTATTTGGGCTTGTTCAGCAATTTTTTTATTTTCATAACTTTTGATTTTGCTTAAAAAGTCATTTTGTGATTTAGAGTCCGATTTATCAAGAATATCGTTTACATTATCAGCTACCCAGTAAAAAGAATTTTCGTTATATTTTGTGTCGGCATTGTGGTAAGAACTGTCTGTAGCAGTTATATTTCCATAGTAAGGAACATAAGGAGAAAATTTAGGAGCTGCCATAGTCAGCCACATAACTCCACCGATTTCATTAGGAAGAGTTCCTTTTATTTGGAAAATATGAGATTCCATAGTGTTAATGTTGCCTATAGGATATTTGTATCCTTCTTTTCCTTTGTCGGCTTTGGAAAGTTCAGGCTTGTATCCTAAACCTTCAAAACGATTTCTCAATGTTTTCATAACATCCTGTAAGGATATTTTTTTATTTGTTGATTGTAAAAAATCATATCTTTCATCGTTATAAGTAATTTTTGAATCAGGATTTAATGATAATATTCCTGAAAACTGTCTGGAACGGTCTCTATCCTCAAAAGGTGGAGCATAAGATTTTGTCAAATGGATTTTGCCGTTTTCAGCTATATATGTTCCTGCTTTTTTAGCAACATTTTCAATATCTTCAGAAGCGACAACATTTTTTTTGTCATTCAAATCTACAGTTCCCAAGAAAAAAGTGTTAGGGAAAACCGAAAATTTGTCATCAGGATATTTTATGGCAACAAACTGATGACCTGAATAAATTTCTATATACCAAAGCTCATTTTTGTCGGCAATTACCAAAGTATTTCCTTCAGCAGCACCTTGTGTTTTAATAATTTGTGCCAAGTGCATAACACCTTCTCTTGCAGTTTTTACATAAGGTAATACAACTGAAGTGAGAGCCGATTCTGCAAGACCGTTTTCAACATAAGGATCTATTTTCTGTATTTTTTCATTAGCTTTAGCAGATACTGTAGCATCAACTATAACTCCGTATTCATTGAAGCCTGCTTCGTCAAATATTCCGTCTTTTGGAGTAACATCAGGAAGGGCAGTATATTTGAAACTTTCTGCCGGTAATTTATAGATAAATCCGTTACTTTCATCTTTAAATACATCTCCTGATTTATTTTTCTTTCTTTCGTGAACTACGAATGTTTTATTATGGTCAGGTTCCAAATCCTCATTTCTTCCGAATATAAAGCTACCGTCAGTTGTCAGATTTTTACCGACGATAATTCCTGTACATGCAAAAATGTAAACTGAAATTTGTGTCATTAAGACAATTAAAATAAGAAAAAATAATGTTTTTTTAGTTTTCATCTTTTCATCTCCTGTCATTTATTTGATATTATTTTTCTAATTAAAGTATAATTTGAAAAAAAAATTAGTAAGGAAAATTTTCCTTTATTTTTTTGTATATCCGATAATTTTGTGAAAAACTTTTAAATTTTGTCTATTTTTTCAAGATTTTGTTTCATCTGTATTTCCTTTTTTATTTGAGCTTAATATATGTTCAAACTATTGAAAAAAGAAAAAATAATGATATAATTCCCTAAATTAAAATTATTATTTTGCAATAAATAAAAATTAAGCTTGATATTATTATGACTGATTTGAAAAAATCGAGAGGTAGAGAAGCAGGTGGAATTCCTGGACTGTCCCGCAACCGTGAAAAAATATTTTATTTTAAGTCGGATAACTATCCATAATAAATTTTCATTAAATTGACTGCGGTAGACGGTTAAATGGAATTTCAAAAGCTCTTAAGTTATAAGTGTTTTTTAGAACCGTTTGTTTATTCTGTCAAACAGTTCTTTTTTTATGAAAAAGTATAATTTTTAAGGAAGTAAAATAATAAAAAATAAAAACAAAAAGGAGAAAAACTTAATGAAAAAATTTTTGAAACAGATCGGTATTTTACTGATGACGGAAATAATCTTAGGTTGTCAATCAAAGCCTAACAGCGATTCCAAAGAAGGACAGAAAGCAAATAAAGAAAATAAAGTTACACTTGCGTTTAATCAGGATCCTGTAGGAAATCTGAATCCGCATGAATATTTGCCGAGTCAGTTTATCACTCAGGATATGGTGTATGACGGACTGGTTTCATACGGAGAAAACGGAGAAATTAAGCCTATGTTGGCAGAATCATGGACAATTTCCGAAGACGGAAAAACTTATACTTTTAAATTAAGACCTAATGTTAAGTTTTCAGACGGTTCGGCTTTTGATGCCAAAAATGTTGTAAAAAACTTTGATACAATTTTTTCTAAAGAAAATAAATCTAAGCATTCATGGTTTGCATTTACTAATCATTTAAAATCATACAGAGCGGTAGATGATCTGACTTTTGAAATAGTGTTGGACACACCTTATACTGCGACTTTATATGATTTAGCAATGATAAGACCTATTCGTTTCCTTGGAGATGCAGGATTTCCTGAAGGCGGAGATACTATGAAAGGTATAAAAGCTCCTATAGGAACAGGTGCATGGGTATTGAAAGAACATAAAAACAATGAATATGCAGTTTTCGTGAGAAATGAATATTACTGGGGAGAAAAACCTGCAGCTTCGGAAATAATTATAAAAAATATTCCTGACAGTGAAACATTGGCATTGCAATTTGAATCGGGAGATATTGATTTGATTTACGGAAACGGACTTATCAGTCTTGACAGATTCAATTCTTACAGACAGGATAACGGAAAATACACTACTGCTACATCAAACCCTATGTCTACAAGAATGTTGCTTATGAATACAACAAGCTCTATATTGGGAGATCTTAATGTAAGAAAAGCGTTAAATCACGCAGTGGATAAAGAAAGTATTGCAAAAAATATATTTGACGGTATAGAAAAACCTGCAGATACTATTTTTGCTCCTAATGTTCCTCATACAAATGTAAAATTGGAAAAATATGGATATGATTTAGCAAAAGCTGAAGCAATGCTGGATAAAGCAGGATGGAAAAAAGGAGCTGACGGTATCAGAGAGAAAAACGGTAAAAAATGGTACTTTCATTCCCTTATATTTCTTCAAAAGTTACTGATAAAAGTATAGGAGAGTATATTCAGGGAGAATGGAAAAAAATCGGTATACAGGTTGAATTAAAAGCTATGGAAGAAAAAGCTTACTGGCAAAATGCGACTGCAAAAAATTACGATATAATGTCCGATTTCTCTTGGGGAGCACCTTGGGATCCTCATGCGTTCCTGACTGCAATGGCTGATAATTCGGCAAGTAATACAAATCCTGATTACGCAGCACAATTAGGATTACCGATGAAAGCACAATTGGATAAAACAATAAAAGCGTTGCTGGTAGAGCCTAACGAACAAAAATTAAATGAAATGTATACATATGTATTGACTACTTTACATGAACAGGCAGTATACATTCCTATAAGTTATCAGGCTATGTTGAGTGTTTACAGAACAGGAGAACTTGAAGGAGTTAAATTTATGCCTGAGGAAAACAGAATTCCTGCATGGTCAGTGAAAAAGGTAAAATAATCTTATTGTAAAATAAAAGGACGATTTTATGATAAAAAAATAATATCATTATTTTCAATTTTTGCGGTAATTTCTCTGATAACGTTTTTTCTTGTGAAATTATCGCCGGGAGATCCCGTTGAAAATTATCTGAGAGCTTCTCACGTGAGTATAACTGCAGAAACACTGGCATCTACGAGAAAAGCATTAGGTCTTGATAAACCCGTCCCGGTTCAGTATATGAACTGGGTGGGAAATCTGTTGAAAGGTGATTTCGGAGTATCTTATTCAAAAAAAGTTCCCGTTATCGACTTGGTAAGCGAAGCAATAGTTCCGACTTTTCAGTTGGGATTATTTTCGTTTTTGATATTGCTTTTGACAGCTCCGATATTGGGTATTATAAGTGCGGTAAATAAAAACAGTTTTATCGATTATATTGTACAGGCATTATCATATACAGGAGTATCGGTTCCGACATTTTGGCTCGGATATATATTGATTATAATATTTGCAGTTTCATTGAAAATCCTTCCTGTTTCGGGAAGAGGAGGACTCGAAAATCTTATATTGCCGTGTATAACCCTTGTAACACCGCTAGTAGCACAAACAACATTTTTAATAAGAAAAAGTATACTCGAACAAATGGAAAAACCTCATGTGGAAAATGCAGTTATTAGGGGAGTTTCAAGAAAAAAAGTAATTATAAATCATTTGCTCAGAAATGCGGCAATTCCTATTGTAACGGTTTTAAGCTCGAATATCATGTTTTTGTTGACAGGAAGTGTATTAATCGAGGAAATTTTTTCATGGCCCGGGATAGGAAAATTGTTTGCAACGGCAGTAAGAACCGGAGATTTTCCGCTTATTCAAATAATGCTGCTTTTCTTCGGAGTAATGTCGGTAATTGTAAACGAGATTACTCAAATTATGATAAAATATATAGATCCGAAATTAAGATTAAAAGAAAAAACGGGAATGTAAAGGAGTATTATGAAAAAAAGTAAATTATTTTATTTTTCGTGCACATTATTGGTAATATTGATTTTTATAGCAATTTTTGCTCCGCTGATAGCACCTTATGATCCTTTATATACCGATATTTCTCAGAAGTTGCAGCTTCCGAGTAAAATTCATATTTTAGGAACGGATCACATGGGAAGGGATGTTTTTTCAAGGTTGGTTTACGGAACAAGACTTTCGCTCACAATATCAGGAATTATAACAGTTTTGACTTTGTGTGTAAGTTTTCCTGTAGGAATCGCAGCAGGCTGGTTCGGTGGTGCGTGGGATAAATTGTTTTTGTGGTTTATCAATGTATTAATGGCATTTCCGAGTTTTCTTCTTTCGATGGCACTTGTAGGGATTTTGGGTCAGGGAGTAGGAAATATTATAATTGCTGTAACAGTAATTGAATGGATTTACTATGCGAGAATTTTGAGAAATATGGTTTTGAGCATTAAGCAGCAGGAATATGTTCAGGCGGCACGTGCTATAGGAGCACCGTCTTTCTATATAATAAGAAAGCATATTTTGCCTTTTGTTTTCAAGCCTATTTTGATAGCTGCTCTGATGAATATCAGAAATATCATTTTGATGATTTCGAGATTTTCTTTTTTAGGAATAGGAGTACAGCCCAATATTGCCGAATGGGGAATGATGTTAAACGATGCAAAACCTTATTTCAGAAGAATACCGGGACTCGTACTGTATCCGGGAATGGCTATATTTATTACGGTTCTTGCTTTTAATCTGTTAGGCGAAACTTTTGACGGAAAAGGAATAAAAAAATTATGGAAAGATTAATTATAAATTCTTTAAAAACTGAAATTGATAAAACCGAAATTTTAAAAGGGATTTCATTTAAGCTGAATAAAGGGGAAACGCTTATTATTATCGGAGAAAGCGGTTCGGGAAAAACTATGCTTTCGAGACTTTTAATAGGAATGAAACCTGAAAATGCGATTATTAGAGGAAATATATATTTTGATGATAAAGATCTGCTTTCAATGATAGAAAAAGAAAGAAGTAATTACAGAGGAAAAAGAATTGCTTATATCGCACAGAATCCCATGGCTATATTTAATGATTTTCAGAGTATTGAATCTCATGCAGTAGAGCTTTTTCAAAGTCAGCTGAATTTTTCAAAAAAAGAATGTCAAGAGAAAATGATTTCAGGAATGAAAGAGTTGAATCTTCCCAATTCGGAAGAAATAATGAAAAAATATTCTTTTCAGTTAAGCGGAGGAATGCTTCAAAGAGTAATGTTTGCAATGATGATGCAACTGCAGCCCGAACTTTTAATAGCTGATGAGCCTACTTCTGCTCTTGACTATTACAATAGTGAAAAAGTAGCTGAAATGCTTAAAAAATTTCAGTCAAAGAATACAGCACTTATAGTTATTACTCACGATTATGATCTTGCGGAAAAATTAGGCGGAAAAGTAATGATTATGAGAAACGGAGAAATAGTGGAAGAAGGAATTACTTCCGAAATGCTTAAAAATCCTGAAAGTAATTACGGTAAAGAACTGTTACTAAGAAAAACTCACACGAGATATAAAAAAAGAAGTGATAATGTATGACAAAATTAATGATAAATAATGTAAATAAATATTATAATAAAAAATTGATTTTATCCAATATCAATTTATCAGTTTCCGAAAGGGAA belongs to Pseudoleptotrichia goodfellowii and includes:
- a CDS encoding ABC transporter permease, whose amino-acid sequence is MKGRFYDKKIISLFSIFAVISLITFFLVKLSPGDPVENYLRASHVSITAETLASTRKALGLDKPVPVQYMNWVGNLLKGDFGVSYSKKVPVIDLVSEAIVPTFQLGLFSFLILLLTAPILGIISAVNKNSFIDYIVQALSYTGVSVPTFWLGYILIIIFAVSLKILPVSGRGGLENLILPCITLVTPLVAQTTFLIRKSILEQMEKPHVENAVIRGVSRKKVIINHLLRNAAIPIVTVLSSNIMFLLTGSVLIEEIFSWPGIGKLFATAVRTGDFPLIQIMLLFFGVMSVIVNEITQIMIKYIDPKLRLKEKTGM
- the nikA gene encoding nickel ABC transporter substrate-binding protein, with product MKKFLKQIGILLMTEIILGCQSKPNSDSKEGQKANKENKVTLAFNQDPVGNLNPHEYLPSQFITQDMVYDGLVSYGENGEIKPMLAESWTISEDGKTYTFKLRPNVKFSDGSAFDAKNVVKNFDTIFSKENKSKHSWFAFTNHLKSYRAVDDLTFEIVLDTPYTATLYDLAMIRPIRFLGDAGFPEGGDTMKGIKAPIGTGAWVLKEHKNNEYAVFVRNEYYWGEKPAASEIIIKNIPDSETLALQFESGDIDLIYGNGLISLDRFNSYRQDNGKYTTATSNPMSTRMLLMNTTSSILGDLNVRKALNHAVDKESIAKNIFDGIEKPADTIFAPNVPHTNVKLEKYGYDLAKAEAMLDKAGWKKGADGIREKNGKKWYFHSLIFLQKLLIKV
- a CDS encoding ATP-binding cassette domain-containing protein, whose amino-acid sequence is MERLIINSLKTEIDKTEILKGISFKLNKGETLIIIGESGSGKTMLSRLLIGMKPENAIIRGNIYFDDKDLLSMIEKERSNYRGKRIAYIAQNPMAIFNDFQSIESHAVELFQSQLNFSKKECQEKMISGMKELNLPNSEEIMKKYSFQLSGGMLQRVMFAMMMQLQPELLIADEPTSALDYYNSEKVAEMLKKFQSKNTALIVITHDYDLAEKLGGKVMIMRNGEIVEEGITSEMLKNPESNYGKELLLRKTHTRYKKRSDNV
- a CDS encoding ABC transporter permease — encoded protein: MKKSKLFYFSCTLLVILIFIAIFAPLIAPYDPLYTDISQKLQLPSKIHILGTDHMGRDVFSRLVYGTRLSLTISGIITVLTLCVSFPVGIAAGWFGGAWDKLFLWFINVLMAFPSFLLSMALVGILGQGVGNIIIAVTVIEWIYYARILRNMVLSIKQQEYVQAARAIGAPSFYIIRKHILPFVFKPILIAALMNIRNIILMISRFSFLGIGVQPNIAEWGMMLNDAKPYFRRIPGLVLYPGMAIFITVLAFNLLGETFDGKGIKKLWKD
- a CDS encoding C69 family dipeptidase, coding for MKTKKTLFFLILIVLMTQISVYIFACTGIIVGKNLTTDGSFIFGRNEDLEPDHNKTFVVHERKKNKSGDVFKDESNGFIYKLPAESFKYTALPDVTPKDGIFDEAGFNEYGVIVDATVSAKANEKIQKIDPYVENGLAESALTSVVLPYVKTAREGVMHLAQIIKTQGAAEGNTLVIADKNELWYIEIYSGHQFVAIKYPDDKFSVFPNTFFLGTVDLNDKKNVVASEDIENVAKKAGTYIAENGKIHLTKSYAPPFEDRDRSRQFSGILSLNPDSKITYNDERYDFLQSTNKKISLQDVMKTLRNRFEGLGYKPELSKADKGKEGYKYPIGNINTMESHIFQIKGTLPNEIGGVMWLTMAAPKFSPYVPYYGNITATDSSYHNADTKYNENSFYWVADNVNDILDKSDSKSQNDFLSKIKSYENKKIAEQAQIDKKIAKMSPKEAQKFATELALKNGKEAFNMVKSQEKLLKSK
- a CDS encoding ABC transporter substrate-binding protein codes for the protein MVLSFPYISSKVTDKSIGEYIQGEWKKIGIQVELKAMEEKAYWQNATAKNYDIMSDFSWGAPWDPHAFLTAMADNSASNTNPDYAAQLGLPMKAQLDKTIKALLVEPNEQKLNEMYTYVLTTLHEQAVYIPISYQAMLSVYRTGELEGVKFMPEENRIPAWSVKKVK